From Vicinamibacteria bacterium, the proteins below share one genomic window:
- a CDS encoding porin, with amino-acid sequence MAAAVALFGPGAGSWAADDELVVQPVSTRAEKANAKRPENEEPKDAPSRVAANEDGFTIQSEDGSFKLKLSGHLQGDARFYASDRGHLGINSFLLRRVRPIVQGTVGQYFDFNLTPDFALGQAVIQDAFLDTRFSDAFRIKVGKFKSPVGYELLDADATLTVVERGLPIDLVPNRDIGLELHGELGGGVVSYQAGVFNGAVDGGSLDADTNDGKDLEGRLFLEPFKNSSSATFKGLGIGIAGTTGKQLGAVPTFKTVGQVTFFSYGQSVTADGTRTRVAPQAAYDHGPLHVFGEWVSSRQRLRKSASETLEARNTSWQAFAALVLTGERLERGWVTPKRSFDPAKGAFGAVALAVRCSRLDVDDAIFAAGYADPSKSARSSKQWGVAIDWYLTHNVKYIASYDQTTFMGGAASANREAENAIMLRAQVSF; translated from the coding sequence ATGGCGGCGGCAGTGGCTCTGTTTGGGCCTGGGGCCGGTTCGTGGGCGGCCGACGACGAGCTAGTGGTGCAGCCGGTCTCGACGAGAGCCGAGAAGGCCAATGCGAAAAGACCCGAAAACGAGGAGCCGAAGGACGCGCCCTCTCGGGTGGCGGCGAACGAGGATGGCTTCACGATCCAATCGGAAGATGGGAGCTTCAAGCTCAAGCTCTCCGGGCACTTGCAGGGCGACGCCCGGTTCTACGCCTCGGACCGCGGCCATCTGGGAATCAACTCGTTCTTGCTGCGCCGGGTCCGCCCCATCGTCCAGGGGACGGTCGGGCAGTACTTCGACTTCAACCTCACACCTGACTTCGCCTTGGGGCAGGCCGTAATCCAGGACGCCTTCCTCGACACGCGGTTCAGCGACGCCTTTCGGATCAAGGTTGGCAAGTTCAAGTCCCCCGTGGGTTATGAGCTTCTCGATGCGGACGCCACCCTGACAGTCGTCGAGCGGGGTCTGCCGATCGACCTGGTTCCCAACCGCGACATCGGCCTCGAGCTTCACGGCGAGCTCGGAGGGGGAGTCGTTTCCTACCAGGCCGGCGTTTTCAATGGGGCCGTCGACGGCGGCAGCCTCGATGCCGACACCAACGATGGCAAGGACTTGGAGGGACGGCTCTTCCTCGAACCCTTCAAGAACAGCTCCTCGGCCACCTTCAAAGGGCTCGGCATCGGAATCGCGGGAACGACAGGGAAGCAGCTCGGCGCGGTGCCCACGTTCAAGACAGTCGGTCAGGTCACATTCTTCTCGTACGGACAGTCGGTCACGGCGGACGGGACCCGGACGCGCGTCGCGCCCCAGGCGGCCTACGACCACGGGCCACTGCACGTCTTCGGCGAGTGGGTCAGCTCGAGGCAGAGGCTGCGAAAGTCTGCCTCAGAGACCCTCGAAGCCCGCAACACCTCGTGGCAGGCGTTTGCCGCCCTTGTCCTCACGGGCGAAAGGCTGGAGCGAGGTTGGGTCACGCCGAAGCGGAGCTTCGACCCTGCCAAAGGGGCCTTCGGCGCCGTAGCGCTCGCGGTTCGCTGCTCGCGGCTGGACGTGGACGACGCCATCTTCGCGGCAGGCTACGCTGACCCCTCCAAATCCGCCCGTAGCTCGAAGCAGTGGGGCGTCGCCATCGACTGGTACCTGACCCACAACGTCAAGTACATCGCCAGCTATGATCAGACCACGTTCATGGGCGGCGCGGCGAGCGCGAACCGCGAGGCGGAAAACGCGATCATGCTCCGCGCCCAGGTCAGCTTCTAG
- a CDS encoding YezD family protein, producing the protein MARIETRLDTLERDWGRVLLDAVGSLRFGSVEVVVHDGQVVQIETREKVRFDEAGRRLPDTRGRERNQNSRAHRTNGGFEQPDTGEEKERCKPPGDAR; encoded by the coding sequence ATGGCGAGAATAGAGACGCGACTCGACACGCTAGAAAGAGACTGGGGGCGCGTGTTGCTCGACGCCGTCGGAAGCCTGAGGTTCGGCTCTGTCGAGGTCGTGGTCCACGACGGGCAGGTCGTGCAGATCGAGACACGAGAGAAGGTCCGTTTCGACGAAGCGGGCCGCCGCCTACCGGACACCCGGGGGCGGGAGAGGAACCAGAACAGCCGGGCCCACCGAACGAACGGAGGCTTCGAGCAGCCCGATACCGGGGAAGAGAAGGAACGATGCAAGCCTCCAGGAGACGCTCGTTGA
- a CDS encoding Rrf2 family transcriptional regulator, translated as MKISHRGIYALKALLHLTETHERGLVKIHEIAEEEAIPEKFLEGILVTLKNARIVTSQRGREGGYRLRRPPQEILLGEVIRIMDGPLAPFGDAVELAHRVRTEPRHAGLFDVFLDVRNAAAAIVDHTSLADVVERNRGILKQRSRERSGRAPA; from the coding sequence ATGAAGATCTCCCATCGCGGCATCTACGCGCTCAAAGCCCTCCTACACCTGACCGAGACCCACGAGCGCGGGCTGGTGAAGATTCACGAGATCGCCGAGGAGGAGGCGATCCCCGAGAAGTTCCTGGAGGGGATCCTGGTCACCCTCAAGAACGCCAGGATCGTCACCAGCCAACGCGGGCGGGAAGGCGGCTACCGGCTTCGCCGCCCGCCCCAGGAGATCCTGCTGGGCGAGGTCATCCGGATCATGGACGGGCCCCTGGCCCCCTTCGGCGACGCCGTGGAGCTCGCCCACCGCGTGCGCACTGAGCCACGCCACGCTGGACTCTTCGATGTCTTCCTCGACGTGAGGAACGCGGCGGCGGCGATCGTCGATCATACTAGCCTGGCGGACGTGGTCGAGCGGAATCGGGGCATCCTGAAGCAGCGCAGCCGGGAGCGGTCCGGCCGCGCTCCCGCCTGA
- a CDS encoding universal stress protein produces MYKRILLPTDGSELSVAAIKQAFTLAKAVKAKVTGMSSCCRAALKGPLPFWV; encoded by the coding sequence ATGTACAAGAGAATCCTGCTTCCGACGGACGGATCAGAGTTGTCAGTCGCGGCGATCAAGCAGGCTTTCACGCTCGCGAAGGCGGTCAAGGCCAAGGTGACCGGCATGTCGAGCTGCTGTCGCGCGGCCCTTAAAGGTCCACTTCCTTTCTGGGTTTAG
- a CDS encoding sigma-54 dependent transcriptional regulator — translation MKTADISWVGVAAGVVLDVLGGRAFWREARPLPSAMTPATEPVGDSPAWRRVMAMVEAAARTDSTVLLLGESGTGKELLARRIHRLSARAAGPFVPLNCASIPKELWEREFFGPHNDAFTSAPSDWEGRFRFAHRGTLLLDDVEAMSGMGQARLLRVIHDNEFGHLGDRQPRRVDQRIIALTSCDLSTEVKKGRFRADLYYRLNVARIDVPPLRERVDDIGLLARLCAEEVSARLGRSAPELRPETLSRLSAYSWPGNLHELRSVIERALVLDPAYGLHNLEPLPAPPVPAGADNGHAKGDLNLRGALNRLERELLLEAHHRAGGVRKEAARLLGIDPRNLAYYLRKHGLVEGTQGG, via the coding sequence ATGAAAACGGCTGACATCTCGTGGGTGGGGGTCGCGGCAGGAGTTGTTCTTGATGTCCTCGGCGGGCGGGCATTCTGGCGCGAGGCCCGCCCCTTGCCCAGCGCAATGACGCCCGCCACCGAACCGGTCGGGGATAGCCCGGCATGGCGCAGGGTGATGGCCATGGTAGAGGCGGCGGCCCGCACTGACTCCACCGTGCTTCTGCTCGGCGAGTCGGGGACTGGGAAGGAGCTGCTGGCCCGCCGCATCCATCGGCTAAGCGCGCGGGCCGCCGGGCCCTTTGTGCCCCTGAACTGTGCCTCCATTCCCAAGGAGCTGTGGGAGAGGGAGTTCTTTGGTCCCCACAATGACGCGTTCACAAGCGCTCCCAGTGACTGGGAGGGTCGTTTCCGCTTCGCCCATCGCGGAACCTTGCTTCTCGACGATGTGGAGGCCATGTCCGGGATGGGCCAGGCCAGACTTCTGCGGGTGATTCACGACAACGAGTTCGGCCACCTTGGCGATCGACAGCCCCGCCGGGTAGACCAGCGGATCATAGCCTTGACGAGTTGCGACCTCTCGACCGAAGTCAAGAAAGGCCGGTTCCGGGCCGACCTCTACTACCGGCTGAACGTGGCGCGAATCGACGTGCCCCCGCTCCGCGAGCGGGTGGACGACATTGGCCTCTTGGCCCGCCTTTGCGCAGAGGAGGTATCAGCCCGCCTCGGTCGGTCAGCACCCGAGCTCCGACCGGAGACCCTATCTCGACTGTCCGCCTACTCCTGGCCGGGAAACCTGCACGAGCTCCGCAGCGTGATCGAGCGCGCCCTGGTCCTCGATCCCGCCTACGGTCTCCACAACCTGGAGCCGCTCCCCGCCCCCCCCGTTCCCGCGGGTGCGGATAACGGCCACGCCAAGGGTGACCTAAACCTGCGCGGCGCCCTGAACCGTCTCGAAAGGGAGCTGCTGCTGGAGGCGCACCATCGGGCAGGTGGCGTGCGGAAGGAGGCGGCCCGGCTGCTCGGGATCGACCCCCGCAACCTCGCCTACTACCTGCGGAAGCACGGTCTGGTCGAGGGCACCCAAGGGGGCTGA